One Bradyrhizobium zhanjiangense DNA segment encodes these proteins:
- a CDS encoding DUF2852 domain-containing protein: MAYTADVNRWRGPSDQYQQYQRPHMLETPWHPGWIAVTILGFIIWWPIGLALLFFTLGSRRMSCWSHQDRWQNKMERMQYKMDRMRDRMERRGFGFGFGPPSSGNRAFDEYRAETLQRLEEEQREFKDFLSRLRHAKDKEEFDQFMAQHKTRPTPPPNDQQQG; the protein is encoded by the coding sequence ATGGCCTACACCGCTGATGTCAATCGATGGCGCGGCCCCTCGGACCAATACCAACAGTACCAACGTCCTCACATGCTCGAGACGCCCTGGCATCCCGGCTGGATCGCCGTGACCATTCTCGGCTTCATCATCTGGTGGCCGATTGGACTTGCCCTTCTCTTTTTCACACTCGGGAGCAGAAGAATGTCGTGCTGGAGCCACCAGGATCGCTGGCAGAACAAGATGGAGAGGATGCAGTACAAGATGGACCGCATGCGCGATCGCATGGAGCGTCGTGGCTTCGGCTTTGGCTTCGGCCCGCCGTCATCCGGCAACCGCGCCTTCGACGAATATCGCGCCGAGACGCTGCAGCGGCTCGAGGAAGAGCAGCGCGAGTTCAAGGATTTCCTGAGCCGACTGCGTCACGCCAAGGACAAGGAAGAGTTCGACCAGTTCATGGCGCAGCACAAGACGCGTCCGACCCCGCCGCCCAACGACCAGCAGCAGGGCTGA
- a CDS encoding TetR/AcrR family transcriptional regulator: MSWRKEQRRAERGYHHGNLKEALLQAALGLIAEKGAAGFTFADAARMAGVSAAAPYRHFRDRDELLSSIAQRGFEQFEARLAAAWDDGHPDTVTAFERVGKAYLAFAREEPAFYNAMFESGVPVDANPALQAASERAFNIIRAAAERLAALTPPGTPRPPAMMMALHIWSMAHGVASLFSRGDAARRKLPMSPDELLEAEVLIYLRGLGFPTDRRPPAKSAEPPPVPPEASSGSGVPPGGPWGKPK, translated from the coding sequence ATGAGCTGGCGCAAGGAGCAACGCCGCGCCGAGCGCGGCTATCACCACGGCAATCTGAAAGAAGCCCTGTTGCAGGCCGCTCTAGGCCTGATCGCCGAGAAGGGCGCGGCCGGCTTCACCTTTGCCGATGCCGCGCGCATGGCCGGGGTCAGCGCGGCGGCGCCCTACCGGCATTTCCGCGACCGCGACGAGCTGTTGTCCTCGATCGCCCAGCGCGGCTTCGAGCAGTTCGAGGCGCGCCTGGCCGCGGCCTGGGACGACGGACACCCTGATACGGTCACCGCGTTCGAACGCGTCGGTAAGGCCTATCTCGCCTTCGCGCGCGAGGAGCCCGCCTTCTACAACGCGATGTTCGAATCGGGCGTGCCGGTCGATGCCAATCCGGCGCTTCAGGCCGCGAGCGAACGTGCCTTTAACATCATTCGCGCCGCGGCCGAACGGCTTGCGGCGCTAACGCCGCCGGGCACGCCGCGGCCGCCGGCGATGATGATGGCGCTGCACATCTGGTCGATGGCGCACGGCGTGGCCTCTTTGTTTTCCCGCGGCGATGCCGCACGGCGAAAACTGCCGATGTCGCCGGACGAACTGCTCGAAGCCGAGGTGCTGATCTATCTGCGTGGCCTCGGCTTCCCGACCGACCGCCGTCCGCCAGCGAAGAGCGCCGAGCCGCCACCGGTACCACCGGAGGCGTCCTCCGGTTCTGGCGTGCCGCCCGGCGGTCCTTGGGGCAAGCCGAAATAA